The sequence below is a genomic window from Mesoplodon densirostris isolate mMesDen1 chromosome 12, mMesDen1 primary haplotype, whole genome shotgun sequence.
ATGGCAGTATGTACGTGATGTTAGTGAAGGGGGCacgtgcagtcaagcacacaCTTAGGCAGAGGCTGGCTGCTAGCCCCAAGGAGCAGACGTCACCGTTAACGATTTCAGTGCTTTTCTACATATGAAGAGATGCAAGAACTGGGCTCATGAAATCGTCTCCTAAAAATACATAACTAtttgaagacctgttctgcccgttttttcccagagcacagagggcttcacccctgatctccaccctggactcctttcagggggtgctGAAGGTCAGCGGCTGCAGTGGCTCGTGACTGCAGAGGCAGATGGCAGTGCCAGTCTGTAGTTGGCACTCTGGTAAAGGATGTGTGTAGTTAGGGAGGCTGGGCAAGTGTGTGGCAGGGGGgttatgggaactctctgtacgtTCTGCTCAATTTATCTGTGAAcataaactcttctaaaaaataaagagtcTTAGGAGCCGGGGCGGGAGTTAGGCAACTCTCAGCCCACTGCCCACCTTGAAGTGCTAGAAGAGAAGCTTGACCATTGATAGAGATTTGATGGAGATGTCTCCTGAACAAAAGAAAGTGCACAACCTGAAAgttaagaattatgttttattgggGGCATTGCTGAGGACTGTAGCCCAGAAACGGCCTCTCAGAGAGCCCTGAGGAACTTCTCCAAAGAGGTATTGGAGGAgacaggatatataggagtttctgtggaaacaaaaaaatgtagCTGAGCATCAGAAGACTACCACTAATAACAAAACACAGACATGTCAAGTTAAGGATATTAGTGCTTTTTTCTGAATGAGAAGATGtgagagtctgggctcactggagTTATTCCGTTGAGATGCACCTTACCTGTTATGAAGtgaaatttgcatttcattacaagacaagaaaaatttaaacacaaaaaagtttctgtgccctttggcctcctctctcccctttgcTCTGCATCGTGTATCAGTCATATGCATCAGCGGAGCTCCCCCACTGGCAGAAATACccgctcaaccataaagagcaacattctcccaaGATCACTGGGACAACTCTTTAAAAggtaacattccttcttgatctccATAAGGGAGTCACATGGCCtttagatctggattgtgtaaactctCAATAATACCTCATTTGATGTACAGCCttacgtcaaaaaaaaaaaaacatataactgtgccttgactttttttttctttttagttttatttttttggctgcaccatgcaacatgtgggatcttactttccccaccagggatcgaacccacaccctctgcagtggTTGTGTTCCCCTTTCGCTTACCCTTGGTGGAAAATTGATCAAGAGCttcaaactcaaaaaaaaaggaCCACCACAAGACAACCATTTCTTTTTAACGTTCAGGTtactatttccaaaacttttctaTGTATTTGCTCAAAGTCTTGTGTtgcttaggattttttttaattttttatttatttatttatttatttatttttattgctgaaaaatctTCAGTCCAGGGCATGCATGGAATTTATAGCACAGTCTTAAATTTCCAAGCTTGATACTTTTGACACAGATTAACTAACCTAAACCTGTCTTCTACATTTAGAAGCACCGCCCTTAGGGAATTTCTAGACTTAAGGGCAAGGGCAGTTTTTTATGCCCCCTCTACACTGCCAAATTGGGGTTCATAACTTTACAGTTTATATGTCCACACACAATCATTCACTGCCAACTGATTCTTTAAAGGGTGCCCTGGCTGAGGCTAATTTGGGGGCCACAACTGTTCGTCCATAAGGAGACTCAAGCAAGAAGTACAAAAGGGAGACTGTTCACCTAACagatcagaaaaaacaaaaagtttgcaGGCGTCCCTGGGTGAGATTGTAGGGAACTGTTGCAACTGTTAACAGGTATCCAGAAGTATCTTGCCAATGCCCTTGCATTCAAAATGTGCCCAAAGCCACAAGGGATCCCCTTGAGGTGACCAGGATCGGAGGCAGTCTCTTCCCTGGAAACCGAGAGGCCCCCTGCCCAGACCCCACCTGATCCCAACACGAGCCCCTGCCTGACCTGTAGCACCTTGGGCCCTGCAATAGCCTCCGATCTTGACACCCAACGATTGTCCCATGAGAGCCTATCAGCTCTTCTTACCGGGAAGGAACCAGTCTGCAAGGCAGGTCAACCTTTGTAGATACTCTTGGCCTCTTTCCACACGGAGCTGAGCCAACTGTCCCTCCTGACCCGCCAAACAGGAGGAAAGTCATTTCTGTGTGTCTAGTTCTTCAAAATCAGAGGGCCAATGGTTTTAACAATCATCATTTCTTGGGGATGTGGGAAAGGTGGGACTGATTTCTCCTCCAAAATCCTGGGCAGGAGCTGGGCTGAGTGATCCATGACTTGCAGGCCAGAGTGCTGGTGTAATTCTCAAAGGTTGGAAGAGAGGGTGTCAGGATGCCAATAGGGTATCTTCCTCTCCTCCAAATGAACTTCAATAGCATGCCAAAATGTACCTTTACTTCCTGGTGACCTGAACGCTGTATGGCCTCCAAAGAcaccaggaaacacacacaccatCCTGCATTTCCAGGAGGCAGGAAAACAGTGTCCTTGACAAAGGACTTCCCAGCTCCCCTCACGGAGCCTTCAATGTGAGAAcaggggctggaggctggagTCCCTCCTCCATAAGCCTGGGAGGGAGCAATCCAGctccagtcctgcagcctgtcctTCATGCATTCAAGAAATCACGTCTGACTGCCCATGGTGTCAGACATTGTTCTAAGGCTTGATATCCTCACTATAACGCATGCGAAACATCTTATCCTATTACAGACGGGGAACCAAAGCACAAGGCTCATGGTTCCATCGCTAAAGAGGCTAAGCCAAGATCCAAACCCAAGCAGCCAAGCTGGTGTCCTTGTCCTGGAAAACTGTTCTCAATATGTAATATTACAtactgtctattttttttaaatctcagctctTCTAGAGTTGACATTCCAGTGGGGCGAACGGTTACCTTGTCAGTCATGTTTAAAATGccatgaacaaaattaaagtaGATCAAGCAGAGACAGTGGGGAAGGAGCCGAACTCTGGAGGGAACATGGACCACCGGGAGGAAGGGAACAGAATCATTCCAAAAAaatgagagggaattccctggtgttccagtggttagaactccgcaCTTCCATTGctgggggcatgggttcagtccctggttggggaactaagatcctgcaagccacctggtgtggccaaaaaatttaataaaaacaagtGAAAAGTGTTCTtgacagagcaaaaataaaagccCTGAAGTGGTAACAAGACGGTTTGTTTGAGGGGCAGCTAAAGGATACGGATGTGCAGCAGAGATGCAGGCAGGTGGCACGTTACACAGGGCGCTCTACATCAGGGCCAGGAGCTTGGGTTAGGTTGGCTGGAAAACTTTGGAGAATTTTGGAGGAGGGGCCGTCTGATTAACGTTGTAAGAATTAAGTCTGGCAGAGGAGCCGACTGTGAGATGACTAAAAGAGAGCCCCCTGAGGCCTGATAGGAGCCTCTTTCAGTAGTTCTGGCAAGGCAGGTTGGTaccagggtggggtgggcagcTGGAACGGGTCCAGGTGCAGGAGGGGCTCAGGTAGGAAGTCAAGGTGACTGGGCTCGAGCAGGGAGTCCTTTTGGGTGCGCAAGCCTCAAGGATGGCTTCTACTTTGGGGCCTGAACCACTGGCCCAGATGTTGGTGCCATTCATTTACTGAGCGAGAACGAGAACGGCTGTCTGAAGGACGGGCCACATGCCTCCTGCAGAAAATGGCTCCTTGCTGGTTTTTCTCCCCCATTTTTGTTCAATTGCTCCAAAAGATAGTCAACACTTGTTTCTGGTGTGATGCTCACTCTAAGTACCCTATGTAAATCTCACAACTTCGCATGAGTCAGATGCTATTATCTTCAATTTAGAACCTGAGCAGGGACACGGGGTAGGAGGGTGAATGTGGCTAAGGTCATAGGGCCAGAAAGCTCCCTGAGGGGATTCATTCCGGCTTGTGAACTACCAGGCTGGTCTCTACTGGGGAAAACTGTAGCCCCCGTTCTGATGGCCCCTCTACCCTCAGGAGTGAGCCCCACCTATGGTAATGCTTCCTCCACCCCAATCCCACTTACCCTTCGGAGGCCAGGGCAGCAATTCTGTAAGTGTGGTGGAGAATTCCAGAGACCATGACAAGGGGTCTGTGTGAGGCTCTCCTTTCCTGTATACCTATCTGTGAGGCTGACTTTGCCTCACGCTGCGACCTACATACTGTGCAGCAGGAGGCTGAATGCAAACGAGCACCCAGACAGCAGGCTCCAGTTTAGTTTACAAGGCTATGAAACCCCCACTGCCAGAAGATCGAATCTCTCCTAGGTTGCCTGAGTTTTCGGTCAGAGCTGCATCTCAGAACTTGACTCCTAGACTCTTTTCCTTGTTCTCTCCAGACCCTTTTCCCCCTGTGCTCCGGGACCTCTTTCTAGCCTTCGGGGTTTCACTAAGGGTTAAGCTCCAGGGCCACCTCACCTGTGATGTTATCTCCAACACCTCAACTACACATCAAGACACAACAAGAAACCGCTTACAGTTTTATTCTGCAATTAGCAACCTTGGGGGGAAGGACAGGAGGACttagaggcagaggcagggaccAGAAGCCCGCTGGGTGTTCCTTGTCGGGCTGGCGCAGAGCTTGAACCAGGCCCCCTGCAGCTCTGGCTGCAGCCCCCTCTCCACCGGTTGGTCTGGCTGCAAACTGGCTTCCCTTCATCCGCGGAGCTAGGTCGAGCGAAGTCGTGGCTTCCTCAGGTTGCAGCGTCCCTGCACCAGAAAGCCACAGCAGCCCAGTGTGAGGGGAGAGGGTAAGAGCCTGAACAGTTCTCTGACTCTTTCCAGGGTTCCTTTCCGGGACTTCCCAGCTAGGCGTCCTGGGCCTGGGATTCTCGGGAACCTCAGAACCTGAGGCCAACTGGGCTCATTCCAACATGGCGGGTGGGGAGGCCCCGCCCCAGGAGGCCAGCCCCGGCCACCTCTCACAGCCTTACTCCAGGGTCCCTAGGACCGAGGGCCGGCACTGCCAAGGAGTCTGGGGCACAGCCTGGACACAGGGGCCTCCCCGGGTGTGTGCTGGCCGAGGTGCTGTTGGTGGTTGCCCGGAGGGGATAGttagggaggggtgaggagggctgcaggggagggagcCAGGCCGCCTGCACAGGCAGGTCCAGGGCACCTGCTCATGAGGCCTCTCAACCTGCTTGTGCTGCTGGCGGTGCCGCTAGGCCACGGATTGGAGAATCCACTTGGTCTGGAACTTGCACAAGTAAGAGCCGTAAACCATGACTTCGGCGACGTCCGAAGTTTCCAGACCCTTCATCTGGAGCATGACTGTGCCCACCTGCTCGACGAATGGGATTCGAGATCCGTCGGGGCCTGTTTAGGTGAGAAGATGAGCGCTCAGGCCCAGGAGGGCCGGGGCACCCGGGTCAGGACTGGGCTCACTCACCGAACACGGCTTCCACAAGCCCTGTCTGGACCTGGAACACCTCGGGCTCCTTCAAGACTTCGGGAGACCCCACCCAAGGTGGGATGTCGTTCGGCTCCGGCAGCTTCCCCATCTTCAAGGCGTCTAAACAAAACCCTGCTTGGAGCTGGGACCTAGACTGGGTAGGCAGTTGCCTCAGCCAGAAAGTTAAGTACCTGGGCGGGCCACGCCCCACGCCCACGCCCACGCCCCATGCCCCTGGCCAACCCGCatccaggccccgccccgccccatccaggccccgcccccggtCCGTTTCCGGCCCGGCAGTGCAATCCCGCACTCGCCACGCCCTGCACGCCGCTCGCCGCCTTGGTCTCTGGTTGACTGCCTAGGGCGcttccccgccccacctccgGCTCCCGAGCGCGGGTGGGCCCAGCTGTCTCTGAGTTGACTCGGGCTCCCACCTGCTTTGACTCGTTTCCTCTGCACCAAAATCCCTTCACCTTGGGAGTGAGTGGGGAGACGGCGCTAGAAACCCTTGTTATTCTAGAAACAGTGGCTGGACCTCAACCTCGGCAAGCAGTACAGGTTTGGGGGTGCGACGGCCACCCAGCTGCCAAATCGAATCCCTGCCTTCCCCGTTCCAAAGGAGGGTGTGTCTTGCCGTGGCCTAAGGGAGCCGGACCCCGGGACTTCACTGCAGGGCGACTCCTGCAACTTCAGGGGACACCGGCCACTTAACAAAGAGGAAAACGAGATTCCGATATTCATTTTCTTCCAGGGTCCTGATGGGGGCTCTGAAGTGCCCCACGGTTCACGTTCCTTGAAGCCCCTGAGTCTGGAACTTTGGAATCTACCCGGATTTCGAAGCTCACGTGGCCTAAACCATGTGGTCCGGCCTTCAGGCAaacttcttttattcatttaaaaaccagattgctgggcttccctggtggtacagtggttgagagtctgcctgccgatgcaggggacacgggttcgtgccccgatatgggaagataccacatgccgcggagcggctaggcccctgagcaatggccactgagcctgcgcgtccggagcctgtgctccgcaacgggagaggccacaacaatgagaggcccgcgtaccgcacaaaaaaaaaaaaaaaaaaaacaccaagagtgaaccttgaTGTACACTATGGACTTTCTCAGTGCTAATTACATGTCAATGTAGACTCATCTCTTTCTAACAGATTACCTCTCTGGtggactgaaaaaaagaaaatgcgcAACGTGAGAggtgtgagttaagttttatttggggcaaatgaGAACTACAGcccgggagacagcctctcaggtagcttagaggaactgctccaaagaggtgagGGGAATGGCAGTATGTACGTGATGTTAGTGAAGGGGGCacgtgcagtcaagcacacaCTTAGGCAGAGGCTGGCTGCTAGCCCCAAGGAGCAGACGTCACCGTTAACGATTTCAGTGCTTTTCTACATATGAAGAGATGCAAGAACTGGGCTCATGAAATCGTCTCCTAAAAATACATAACTATTTGAAGACCTGTTTTGCCCgttttttcccagagcacagagggcttcacccctgatctccaccctggactcctttcagggggtgctGAAGGTCAGCGGCTGCAGTGGCTCGTGACTGCAGAGGCAGATGGCAGTGCCAGCTGGTAGCTGGCACTCTGGTAAAGGATGTGTGTAGTTAGGGAGGCTGGGCAAGTGTGTGGCAGGGGGgttatgggaactctctgtactttctgctcaatttatCTGTGAAcataaactcttctaaaaaataaagagtcTTAGGAGCCGGGGTGGGAGTGAGGTAACTCTCAGCCCACTGCCCACCTTGAAGTGCTAGAAGAGAAGCTTGACCATTGATAGAGATTTGATGGAGATGTCTCCTGAACAAAAGAaagtgcacaacctaaaagttaagaattaagttttatttggggcattgctgaggactgtagcccagaaacagcctctcagagagcCCTGAGGAACTTCTCCAAAGAGGTATTGGAGGAgacaggatatataggagtttctgtggaaacaaaaaaatgtagCTGAGCATCAGAAGACTACCACTAATAACAAAacacagacatctcaagttaaggataTTAGTGCTTTTTTCTGAATGAGAAGATGtgagagtctgggctcactggaaTTATTCCGTTGAGATGCACCTTACCTATTGTGAAGtgaaatttgcatttcattacaagacaagaaaaatttaaacacaaaaaagtttctgtgccctttggcctcctctctcccctctgctctgCATCGTGTATCAGCAATATGCATCAGCAGAGCTCCCCCATCTGCAGAAATACccgctcaaccataaagagcaacattctcccaaGATCACTGGGACAACTCTTTAAAAggtaacattccttcttgatctccATAAGGGAGTCACATGGCCtttagatctggattgtgtaaactctCAATAATACCTCATTTGATGTACAGCCTtacgtcaaaaaaaaaaacatataactgtgccttgactttttttttctttttagttttatttttttggctgcaccatgcaacatgtgggatcttactttccccaccagggatcgaacccacaccctctgcagtggTTGTGTTGCCCTTTCGCTTACCCTTGGCGGAAATTTGATCAAGAGCttcaaactcaaaaaaaaaggaCCACCACAAGACaaccatttctttttaaggttCAGGTtactatttccaaaacttttctaTGTATTTGCTCAAAGTCTTGTGTTGcttaggattttatttatttatttatttatttattttatttttttagtgctGAAAAATCTTCAGTCCAGGGCATGCATGGAATTTATAGCACAGTCTTAAATTTCCAAGCTTGATACTTTTGACACAGATTAACCAACCTAAAGCTGTCTTCTACATTTAGAAGCACTGCCCTTAGGGAATTTCTAGACTTAAGGGCAAGGGCAGTTTTTTATGCCCCCTCTACACTGCCAAATTGGGGTTCATAACTTTACAGTTTATATGTCCACACACAATCATTCACTGCCAACTGATTCTTTAAAGGGTGCCCTGGCTGAGGCTAATTTGGGGGCCACAACTGTTCGTCCATAAGGAGACTCAAGCAAGAAGTACAAAAGGGAGACTGTTCACCTAACagatcagaaaaaacaaaaagtttgcaGGCGTCCCTGGGTGAGATTGTAGGGAACTGTTGCAACTGTTAACAGGTATCCAGAAGTATCTTGCCAATGCCCTTGCATTCAAAATGTGCCCAAAGCCACAAGGGATCCCCTTGAGGTGACCAGGATCGGAGGCAGTCTCTTCCCTGGAAACCGAGATGCCCCCTGCCCACACCCCACCTGATCCCAACACGAGCCCCTCCCTGACCTGTAGCATCTTGGGCCCTGCAATAGCCTCTGATCTTGACACCCAACAATTGTCCCATGAGAGCCTATCAGCTCTTCTTACCGGGAAGGAACCAGTCTGCAAGGCAGGTCAACCTTTGTAGATACTCTTGGCCTCTTTCCACACGGAGCTGAGCCAACTGTCCCTCCTGACCCTCCAAACAGGAGGAAAGTCATTTCTGTGTGTCTAGTTCTTCAAAATCAGAGGGCCAATGGTTTTAACAATCATCATTTCTTGGGGATGTGGGAAAGGTGGGACTGATTTCTCCTCCAAAATTCTGGGCAGGAGCTGTCCTGAGTGGTCCATGACTTCCAGGCCAGAGTGCTGGTGCAATTCTCAAAGGTTGGAAGAGAGGGTGTCAGGATGCCAATAGGGTATCTTCCTCTCCTCTAAATGAACTTCAATAGCATGCCAAAATGTACCTTTACTTCCTGGTGACCTGAACGCTGTATTGCCTCCAAAGAcaccaggaaacacacacaccatCCTGCATTTCCAGGAGGCAGGAAAACAGTGTCCTTGACAAAGAACTTCCCAGCTCCCCTCACGGAGCCTTCAATGTGAGAAcaggggctggaggctggagTCCCTCCTCCATAAGCCTGGGAGGGAGCAATCCAGctccagtcctgcagcctgtcctTCATGCATTCAAGAAATCATGTCTGATTGCCCATGGTGTCAGACATTGTTCTAAGGCTTGATATCCTCACTACAACGCATGCGACAGATCTTATCCTACTACAACGGGGAACCAAAGAACAAGGCTCATGGGTCCATCGCTAAAGAGGCTAACCCAAGATCCAAACTCAAGCAACTAAGCCGGCGTCCTTGTCTTAGAAAACTGTCCTCAATATGTAATATTACAtactgtctattttttttaaatctcagcttTTCTAGAGTTGACATTCCAGTGGGGCGAAAGGTTAGCTTGTCAATCATGTTTAAAATGccatgaacaaaattaaagtaGGTCAAGCAGAGACAGTGGGGAAGGAGCGGAACTCGAGGGAACATGGACCACCGGGAGGAAGGGAACAGAATCATTCAAAAAAaatgagagggaattccctggtgttccagtggttagaactctgcacttccattgcagggggcacgggttcaatccctcgttggggaactaagatcctgcaagccacctggtgtggccaaaaaatttaatGGAAACAAGTGAGGGGcctccgtggtggtgcagtggttgagagtgcgcctgccgatgcaggggaaatggattcgtgccccgttccgggaagatcccacgtgccacagagcggcagggcccgggagccatggccgctgagcctgcgcatccggagcctgtgctccgcaacgggagaggccacaacaatgaggcccgcgtacagcaaaataaataaataaataactaaaacaagCGAGAAGTGTTCTTGGCAgaagagcaaaaaataaaaaccctgaagTGGTAACAAGACGGTTTGTTTGAGGGGCAGCTAAAGGATACGGATGTGCAGCAGAGATGCAGGCAGGTGGCACGTTACACAGGGCGTTCTACGTCAGGGCCAGGAGCTTGGGTTAGGTTGGCTGGAAAACTTTGGAGAATTTTGGAGTTCCTTTTGCAGGAGGGGCCATCTGATTAACCTTGTAAGAATTAAGTCTGGCAGAGGAGCCGACTGTGAGATGACTAAAAGAGACCCCCCTGAGGCCTGATAGGAGCCTCTTTCAGTAGTTCTGGCAAGGCAGGTTGGtgccggggtggggtgggcagctgGACCGGGTCCAGGTGCAGGAGGGGCTCAGGTTGGAAGTCAAGCTGACTGGGCTCGAGCAGGGAGTCCTTTTGGGTGCGCAAGCATCAAGGATGGCTTCTACTTTGGGGCCTGAACCACTGGCCCAAATGTTGGTGCCATTCATTTACTGAGCGAGAACGAGAACGGCTGTCTGATGGACGGGCCACATGCCTCCTGCAGAAAATGGCTCCTTGCTGGTTTTTCTCCCCCATTTTTGTTCAATTGCTCCAAAAGATAGTCAACACTTGTTTCTGGTGTGATGCTCACTCTAAGTACCCTATGTAAATCTCACAACTTCGCATGAGTCAGATGCTATTATCTTCAATTTAGAACCTGAGCAGGGACAGGGGGTAGGAGGGTGAATGTGGCTAAGGTCATAGGGCCAGAAAGCTCCCTGAGGGGATTCATTCCGGCTTGTGAACTACCAGGCTGGTCTCTACTGGGGAAAACTGTAGCCCCCGTTCTGATGGCCCCTCTACCCTCAGGAGTGAGCCCCACCTATGGTAATGCTCCCTCCACCCTAATCCCACTTACCCTTCGGAGGCCAGGGCAGCAATTCTGTAAGTGTGGTGGAGAATTCCAGAGACCATGACAAGGGGTCTGTGTGAGGCTCTCCTTTCCTGTATACCTATCTGTGAGGCTGACTTTGCCTCACGCTGCGACCTACATACTGTGCAGCAGGAGGCTGAATGCAAACGAGCACCCAGACAGCAGGCTCCAGTTTAGTTTACAAGGCTATGAAACCCTCACTGCCAGAAGATCGCATCTCTCCTAGGTTGCCTGAGTTTTCGGTCAGAGCTGCATCTCAGAACTTGACTCCTAGACTCTTTTCCTTGTTCTCTCCAGACCCTTTTCCCCCTGTGCTCCGGGACCTCTTTCTAGCCTTCGGGGTTTCACTAAGGGTTAAGCTCCAGGGCCACCTCACCTGTGATGTTATCTCCAACACCTCAACTACACAGCAAGACACAACAAGAAACCGCTTACAGTTTTATTCTGCAATTAGCAACCTTGGGGGGAAGGACAGGAGGACttagaggcagaggcagggaccAGAAGCCCGCTGGGTGTTCCTTGTCGGGCTGGCGCAGAGCTTGAACCAGGCCCCCTGCAGCTCTGGCTGCAGCCCCCTCTCCACCGGTTGGTCTGGCTGCAAACTGGCTTCCCTTCATCCGCGGAGCTAGGTCGAGCGAAGTCGTGGCTTCCTCAGGTTGCAGCGTCCCTGCACCAGAAAGCCACAGCAGCCCAGTGTGAGGGGAGAGGGTAAGAGCCTGAACAGTTCTCTGACTCTTTCCAGGGTTCCTTTCCGGGACTTCCCAGCTAGGCGTCCTGGGCCTGGGATTCTCGGGAACCTCAGAACCTGAGGCCAACTGGGCTCATTCCAACATGGCGGGTGGGGAGGCCCCGCCCCAGGAGGCCAGCCCCGGCCACCTCTCACAGCCTTACTCCAGGGTCCCTAGGACCGAGGGCTGGTACTGCCAAGGAGTCTGGGGCACAGCCTGGACACAGGGGCCTCCCCGGGTGGGTGCTGGCCGAGGTGCTGTTGGTGGTTGCCCGGAGGGGATAGttagggaggggtgaggagggctgcaggggagggagcCAGGCCGCCTGCACAGGCAGGTCCAGGGCACCTGCTCATGAGGCCTCTCAACCTGCTTGTGCTGCTGGCGGTGCCGCTAGGCCACGGACTGGAGCATCCACTTGGTCTGGAACTTGCACAAGTAAGAGCCGTAAACCATGACTTCGGCGACGTCCGAAGATTCCAGACCCTTCATCTGGAGCATGACTGTGCCCACCTGCTCGACGAATGGGATTCGAGATCCGTCGGGGCCTGTTTAGGTGAGAAGATGAGCGCTCAGGCCCAGGAGGGCCGGGGCACCCGGGTCAGGACTGGGCTCACTCACCGAACACGGCTTCCACAAGCCCCGTCTGGACCTGGAACACCTCGGGCTCCTTCAAGACTTCGGGAGCCCCCACCCAAGGTGAGATGTCGTTCCGCGCGGGCAGCTTCCCCATCTTCAGGGAGTCTAAACCAAGCTTGCTAGGAGCTGGGACCTAGACTGGGTGGAAAGATGCCTCCGGCGGAAA
It includes:
- the LOC132500412 gene encoding developmental pluripotency-associated 5 protein-like, producing MGKLPEPNDIPPWVGSPEVLKEPEVFQVQTGLVEAVFGPDGSRIPFVEQVGTVMLQMKGLETSDVAEVMVYGSYLCKFQTKWILQSVA
- the LOC132500379 gene encoding developmental pluripotency-associated 5 protein-like, with protein sequence MGKLPARNDISPWVGAPEVLKEPEVFQVQTGLVEAVFGPDGSRIPFVEQVGTVMLQMKGLESSDVAEVMVYGSYLCKFQTKWMLQSVA